From the genome of Balneola sp., one region includes:
- a CDS encoding ribose-phosphate pyrophosphokinase, with translation MDSPLAIFSGTSNPALARAIAKEYGTTLGKVTTKQFSDGELYVKFQQSIRGEDIFIIQPTPPPGDNIIELLLMLDAAKRASVKRVTAVIPYFGYARQDRKDQPRVSIGSKLMANLLVEAGADRILTMDLHAAQIQGFFDIPLDHLYASRVFIDHFTKDPIDNLVVVAPDVGSLKMARSYAKKLGASLAFIDKRRPEQNKSEIMNIIGEVEGKNVLIVDDLIDTAGTLTNAAAAMKERGALNISAICSHPILSGPAFQRIDDSPIDELLVTDTVPLRQPSDKIKVLSVANIFAEAIQRIHTNDTISALFDN, from the coding sequence TTGGATAGTCCTCTCGCAATATTTTCCGGTACCAGTAATCCGGCTCTAGCTCGAGCTATAGCAAAGGAATATGGAACTACTTTGGGTAAAGTTACCACCAAGCAATTCTCTGATGGAGAGCTGTACGTAAAGTTCCAGCAAAGCATCCGTGGCGAAGATATTTTTATTATTCAGCCAACTCCTCCTCCGGGCGATAATATCATTGAACTTCTTTTGATGCTTGATGCAGCTAAAAGAGCTTCTGTAAAAAGAGTGACTGCCGTAATTCCCTATTTTGGATATGCTCGTCAAGATCGAAAAGATCAACCGCGGGTATCGATAGGCTCAAAACTCATGGCTAACCTTTTGGTTGAGGCCGGCGCCGATCGAATCCTTACCATGGACTTACATGCTGCACAGATTCAGGGTTTCTTCGATATACCACTCGACCATTTATATGCGAGTCGAGTATTTATCGATCACTTCACTAAAGATCCTATTGATAATCTGGTAGTTGTTGCTCCTGATGTTGGAAGTCTTAAAATGGCTCGCTCTTATGCTAAAAAGCTGGGGGCTTCACTTGCCTTTATCGACAAAAGACGTCCTGAGCAGAATAAGTCAGAGATCATGAACATTATTGGTGAGGTGGAAGGCAAGAACGTGTTAATAGTTGATGACTTAATCGACACGGCCGGTACATTGACAAATGCGGCAGCAGCTATGAAAGAACGCGGAGCATTAAATATCTCCGCCATTTGCTCTCATCCGATTTTATCAGGTCCGGCTTTTCAGCGAATTGATGATTCGCCCATTGATGAATTATTGGTAACAGATACTGTGCCTCTGCGCCAGCCATCTGACAAGATTAAAGTATTAAGTGTGGCAAATATTTTTGCTGAAGCGATACAACGTATTCATACCAATGATACCATCAGTGCACTGTTTGATAATTAA